AATTGATTCAAAAACACTCCCGTTTCCAACAAAAAATACATACATTGCTAACTCAACTAATAATAGTCGGCAGGTCTGTTAAAAAATACTTTCCCCTGATTCGGTTCaggattgttgttgttgttgttgtcgttcaTCTCTTGCACAGCCagccaaccacacacagtcagacagacagcaaaGCTAAAGAGCTAGCCGCAAGCAATTTATTTCACTCAACTAGCATAGCTATCTTGGGAGATTATATTTATACTGGATATAATAAGGTCTAATAATAACAAAGTGCATTTTAACATCAACGTCGCACGTTTTTGTATCTTTTTTCGTATGACTACCTAACAGTTAGCTTAGCTTGCTAGCAAGCTGCAAGTGTGGTAACGTTAGTTTGAGAAGAAGCTAGCTAGCGGTATACACAGGTGCTAGCTAACCAGCTGCCAGAATGAATGTCGCAAAAAGTGGTTATCGGGTCTTCTCTGCCAATTCTACTGCAGCATGTACAGAACTAGCCAAGAAGATTACTGAGTATGTATATTTTATTGTTCTAACTAAATGTACGTGTTATGATAGATAGCTAACCAGataatgttgctagctagctcGCTAAAATGTGTATGCTGGTGTTTGCAGGTGCATGGCCACAGATGAAGTCATTTGAATGTAGCCAGGGGTCTTGCTTACTGTCATTAATCTATTGGGTTTATGAGTTGGTCATTTGCTAGATGTTGACAATGACATTCAGAGGCTAAAGGGAATTGATTTAATGTGAGACAGTGTTGGGTGTCTCGGCTGTGTGAAACTGGGACCTATCTGTTATTAACGTTAGTGACACTGAAACAGGGAGCGAGTGCCAGTGATCTAGCTGAACTCTTCCCATGTCTAGATATGCAAGGCCAACTGTCTCTGAATTAAAATGTGACACATTACAACATGTTGCTTGTTTGCTTGGGTATCAAATAGTAGAGGTACAGCAGGCTTAGTCAGAGTGGGATCAGTTTCCATGCAGGGCCTCTGTCCTGTCTGAATAAGACACATCACAGTGTCATACCTCTTGTACTGATTTGTCTGGTGTGTTTTTTCACAGACGACTAGGAGTTGAATTGGGCAAGTCGGTGGTCTATCAAGAGTCCAATAGAGGTGAGTTGAAACTAATTATGTATATAacgggaggctgctgaggggaggacagctcataataattggAATAATAACATGGGAACCAGGTGTTTGATACCTTTCCATTGACTCAATTCCAGactttattatgagccatcctcctctcagcagcctccattggtatacagtgcattcggaaagtattcataccccttcactttgttacgttacagccaatattttaaaattgatacaaaaaaaataatcctaatcaatctacacataataccccataatgacaaagcgaaaacaggtttttagaatttttttaaactttattaCAATTTTGAAactgaaataacttatttacataagtattcagaccctttgctatgagactcaaatgtttctaaaacttgattggagtccacctttggtaaattcagttgattagacatggaatggcacacacctgtcgatataaggtcccacagttgacagtgcatgtcagagcaaaaaccaagccgtgaggtcgaaggaattgtccgtagagctccgagacaggattgtgtcgaggtacagatctggggaagggtaccaaaacatttctgcagcattgaaggtccccaagaacacagtggcctctatcattcttaaatggaagaagtttggaaccgccaagactTTACATAGAGCTGGCCAccaagccaaactgagcaatcgggttgaagggccttggtcagggaggtgaccaagaacccgatggtcactctgacagaactccagagttcctctgtggagatgggagaaccttccagaacgacaaccatctctgcagtactccaccaatcaggcctttgtggtagagtggccagacggaagccactcctcagtaaaaggcacatgacagcccgcttggagtttgccaaaagctaaagacactcagaccatgagaaacaagattttctggtctgatgaaaccaagattgaacgctttggcctgaatgccaagcgtcacgtctggaggaaacctggaaccacaggggcgaaggttcaccttccaacaggacaacgacccataGCACAAAGCCaatacaacacaggagtggcttcgggacaagtgtccttgagtggcccagccagagcctggacttgaagccgatcgaacatctctggagagacctgaaagtagctgtgcagcaacgttccccatccaacctgacagagcttgagaggatctgcagagaagaatgggagaaactgcccaaatacaggtgtgccaagcttgtagcgtcatacccaagaagactcagggctgtaattgctgccaaaggtgcttcaataaattactgagtaaagggtctgaatacttatgtaaataaattactgagtaaagggtctgaatacttatgtaaatgtcatatttcagttttttatttgtaataaatttgcaaacttttttttgctttgtcattacggggtattgtgtgtagatggaaaaaaattgtttaaatacattttagatgaaggttgtaacgtaacaaatgtggaaaaagtgaaggggtctgaatactttccgaatgcactgtataaatcATTGGTTGAAACcaagggttggaaccaaaattattttccaatcgtttcgttctgaacagaaccatcaTTTTTATTTTTCGTTCTGTTGCACAGTTCCTACAGCAAAATTAATTTGTGAACCGTTTCTAACCCCAAAAAACGGTTTACAtcattcctttctgttcctttttaaacctctgaaattgatagattttttaaaacatttagtTCGACATTAAATTACCACCAATTAGTGCGGATAGAATAGCTTGCTATGGAGCGGGCAAGCTATTTACATGGattggacagacaagtgtagggTGTGAGATGGGACTGaaattgagagcgagagagagaagaggaggcttGGCTTGACGCGCTGGGCATCTTGTTGTTTTGACATGTTTTgtctgaattaggcccacagaattatactTACGGAGGAGCGGCTTCCGTGAATTAACTTTGAATGTCTGACCTACAGAGAGTTGActgttggaccagagctagctaacaagcttgtgtgtgcagagaggCATCAGAATTCAAATAAAAACaagtcttacctttttgtagtctgagcgacagagtgagggctttgcataggcacTTTGTTGCATTTTTTGCGGGACTGGAAAAAAATGCCTGGAAcataaaataatgttattaaccGGTTTCCATACTTTTAAAATAACTGTTCTGTtccagaacagtatagatcacGTTCGTTCCCGATTCTGTTcctcaaaaaaacaaacatttgttctgttccctgaaccagtTCCAACTCCTAGTTGAAACCCAGTCACTCTGCCTACTCTGCTAATACAAAGAACAACGTATTTGTTTGGCCTGATACAAATCATTTTTCTGTTTTGGAAAACATGACATGTTACAGATAAGTGTTTACAATGGCTTGATAATTATGCTTGAACTGAGTGTTATGCCCTAGTTGACATAAACAAGTCTAGGCACATTTGGGGAGCTGTAAGTGTAAAGTTAGCATTTTACCCACACTTGCTGTTGATTCAACTTTATGTGACCCTTGATAGAGACCAGAGTAGATGTGAAGGAATCTGTTCGCGGCCAAACTATCTTCATCATCCAGACCATACCCAGGTGAGTAGACTGAAATATGTCATCTCCTCCATACTTCTGTGTCTAggacacacacacctatactgtgtgtgtaatgtggtgCAGCCTTTAGGACTATGCATATCAATCTATGTTGTAGGAGGGGTATTCACACAGTCATATCACGTGTTAGGTTGCATTACCCATATTCAAACCTGTTTGATTCACACACTATAAATCAGGCACAAGCTCATCTACCATAATATGAATAGCTACCAGTGTTATTAATAGCCATCCTCTTATCTGTCATCTGACTTGGCGTGCACAAGCTGTACTGAGCATATGTTGTTGCCCTCTGCTGGAGAGTTGCTCAGCATGAGTTTGCACTGACCGCACCATAAATGTGACCATTATTTGTTATTTACACTTTTCCCTTGTTTTAACCAGAGATGTCAACACGGCCATTATGGAGCTGCTGGTCATGGCCTACGCCCTTAAGACCTCCTGTGCAAAGAACATAATTGGGGTCATTCCCTATTTCCCCTACAGCAAGCAGTGCAAGATGAGAAAAAGGGGTTCCATAGTGTGCAAGCTGCTGGCTTCCATGCTAGCCAAAGCAGGTAATTACAGCCTGTATGCAAGTATTAACAGTTTATTGTTTACATTGCCCTTGATCATCTGTGTTAAAGGAAAATGTCTACATTTTTTTACTTCATATTTGTAATCTTCAGCCCCACCCCAACATTAACATATGTGAAAATTgaacttttttttgttttgtggaAAAAATatagaggaagataagtgtttccaatgacgcCAGCGGTGTGCAtcatgtgattttaaccaatAATGAGTAGGCATTGACTTCTAATTgtctactaattggttgatgatgaCATTGGAAGCACTTATCCAccaattttttttaattacaaaACAGAAACGTTCCATTTTCACATGTGTTGATGTTGGGATTGTGCTGGAGAAGAATTTGAAGtggaaaatgttttacatttcccTTTAAACTTGCCACTGTGGCTGATTTCTCATTCTTTACCCTCTCTTAAAAGCAGTCTGCTGTTTCTTCAGTCTcttttctcatcctctctctttctccttccaggTTTAACTCACATCATCACCATGGACTTACATCAGAAGGAGATCCAGGGCTTCTTCAGTTTTCCAGTGGACAACCTGCGTGCCTCCCCCTTTCTGCTTCAGTACATCCAGGAGGAGGTAACCATCTCACTGTAGCTCATGTGCCATGCTTGGTAGTAAAGTTGTAAGATAGTGAACTACACACAGCGGCCTATTCAATGTAAAATGTGGGCTCCTCTCACTTCCCTTCAGGTCCCAGATTACAGAAATGCCATTATTGTTGCAAAGTCACCGTCTGCTGCTAAGAGGTAACATACTATTTAGTTACAGAGGCCTGGAGTGTGATCatcttatgtaaataatgtaaaaGGGtgtcaatttgtaagtcgctctggataagagcgtctgctaaatgatgtaaatgtaaatgtctgcatTTCTCCAGTGTTTTCTTGCTGTTGTCTTTCAGAGCTCAGTCCTATGCAGAGCGACTGCGTTTGGGCCTGGCAGTGATGCATGGCGAGGCTCAGTGTTCAGAGTCTGACATGGCGGACGGACGACACTCTCCCCCCTGTGTCCGTAACACCTCAGGACACCCTGGGCTGGAGCTGCCTTGTAAGACCTCTCTAGAAGCCCTATATAGCTTATAGCTTGGTAACCAGCCAGGTGTAGTTGTAGTCAGTCTGCCATCAGATGAAATTGAAACTGTATCTTTGTCTGTAGCTTCCCTAATTCTTTAGTGTTGGTCAGGCTGTGTCTGTAATATATAGAGGGATGCATAGATGCCTGTACTCGTCAATGGTTGCATCCAAAAGTATGTTAAGTGTAGTGTGAAATGTTAAAGTTTCTGAATTATTTGAATCATTATTTCAACCCCCCAAAATATCCATGGCAAAATCCTCATCATATGGATTTAATGTCCGCACCCACAGCTTCATAAGTGATGATTCTGCTATAACCATTTTAACACCTGACATTATTTTTAAAGGATCTTGGATTGTGTAGCCTATTTACTGCACGTTCTAATTCCACAGATACACTGCCTCTACTAATGTTGCGACCTTAGCCTCCCTAAAATGTAAAGGCATTCATACCAAATCGTTTTAGAATGGTTTGCATGTTTAAAAATGACATTTTGAATAAGAGAACAAccattttgtttttcattttgagAGAATGACACTAACTTGATATTGGGTATGTCTCATTTTCTCAGTACATTCGTGGTAAGGCTGTTAAAACAGTTGGGTCTGACAAAACAGGGTCAGACTTTCTGTCTGGGctttgtgtcattggcaaatgaCTCCAGCCAGTATTATGCTCAACTGGCTGTATCCCCCCTTCAGCTTTAGTGTTTGTAataatatttgtattatttacttAATTTATTATCCTTGACTTAAAAAATCCTCTTATTGTAAGCCTGGGTCAGTTGCAAACTGTCCTACACATTTCTTGAATGAATAAGCTTCAAGTCCTAGAGGAATGGTTTTAGATTCTTCACGGGTTAGCTTTAAAGATTGTGCTTCCTGTAAGAGGATTTTCCCAGTCCTGGCTTCATGTCTTCGTAGTCTGTTATGTCGAGTCTCTGTGGATGTGTGTTAACGTGGTGTTTATTTGTTGATAATAGCTGGCAGCAAACAACAAGCTCCGTTCCCAGGCATAGAGCTCCCAAGTACGACCGTAAACTTAATTCCATTTTGACCACCAAATGGTTCCTCTCCAAATGGTTCCTAAATGCGTGCATGTAGTGATCAAGGGTTTTCGAATCATCTTGCCAACAAACAGTCTTAAGTGCATGGTCCTCAGTTGTGATTGAGGAAAGCATAACAAAGACAATCAATGGACCAATTACAAATGATATGGATCAGTTAGTTGATGTGGTCTAGCTCTACAGATCCATAGTGGATGTACTGACGCCTATGTACCCCACTGCAAACTGTAGATGAGATCCTCATCAGGAATGGATCAATGTCTTCCTTGATCCCCAGTCAGGTCTCCAGCAGTGTGCTGGAGGCAGAGACTCCAGCAGTGTGTGTCAGAGGCAGAGACTTCAGACTGTTCTGCAAGATGGCCTGAAAGCCCTCCGTTAGTTGCTTTGTGAGACTCTATTCAATCATCTGACAAATGGAACCATTTCTCCCAgatacatgtttttattttcatccGGACTCATCTTGCCAATCAACACATCATGCTTCCCTATTGAAGCCTCGCCCGAAGGAGTCTGATTAACACCTGGCCTTCAGAAATGCATGTTTTGAATACTAATTAAGCATGCCTTTTATATGTAGGCCTAATACATCATGATAGGAAGAGGAAACAGGATAATCCTTTTTTTCAGAATCTAAAGCAAAGATCCAGATTTTTGGGTGGGTGGCAACATGTTGTTCTTGTGTGTGCTGCTGAACACACAGTACAGAACACCACAGTAGGTCAGGTCAGGGTTATGTTGTGTTCACCCTCTTCCCTGCTGCCCATACAAACCAGTGGGCTGCTgaacacacagtacagtataccACAGTAGGTCAGGTCAGGGTTATGTTGTGTTCACCCTCTTCCCTGCTGCCCATACAAACCAGTGGGCTGCTGTGTCACATCTTGGGCCTTCCCACGTTTAAATAACCGGAGTTGTACCGAGAAACACCAATCAGAGGGTGTTTGGATCTATAAATCCTAAACGTGGACCCTACATGTCAATAACAACACATCTACTGGTTTGGGTGTGAATATGCAAATCTGATTATAACGTCAAACCATGACTATCACATATTAGTTGTATTATAGCATATGTATTCCTTAGCTCAGCAATGCTGGCTTCTAGCATCATTGAGAGGATTGCTGAGATCTTCAGGCTTTTCAACTCTTGCCTCACATATATCCAAGACAAGTTTATCTCTAAaatatgtgtaggcctaactATAGTTTTTACTAGATCATTTTGATTAATTTCTATATTCTACCTGGAAACATTCTAGGTAGTACCTCTTTAAGACTACAGAAGGTTTTAAGACCTAGTGGTGATGTTGATGCAttttgaaaagctgaaatgttccAGTGCTTATTATTGCTTGTGTGTGGTCCCCTGTAAGGAAGGCATGTGTTCCAGGAAGGAATGTGTTCCTGGCATGAACCTGTGTTCCCTGCTCATCTCTAGCTTCCACTCCCACAATCAGCTTCCCCACTCTGGCTGGCTGATTGTCCATCCGCTGATTGTGCGCTTCCCCCATTGACTGACAACAGTGGTGTTCAATAAGACAAACCTGGAACATTAGTAAGCGTGTGATTACCTCATCAGTGCTTGTCTGCCTCTATCGTTTTTGATGGATTAATGACAAGATTAGGTTGTGCATATTGCTACATGTAAACTGTTGCCAAATGTCTGCACTGAGCTCTGAGCAGACAGTGTGTTGTGGAGGCAATTTAATATCAGCGTCTGATTGGGTATACTGGGCAAAAAGCCTGTCATTTTGATTATCCTTGTGCTGGTATGAGTTTGGCATTCCATTTAAATCTATAAGGGTATAATTGGGACAATTGACATAATTTATCTAATTTCCCAGTTACATCTCATTTTGAAAAGAGAATGTTAATCAGTTACCCAGAAGGGGGGAATTGCATGGAACATCAACTATTAATTGCAGAATACATCATCATAACAGTGATTGAAATTGGACTTTGTAATTGTGGAAAGCTCATACTTTTTAACCCATTTTACCCAATCTACTCTGAGATGTATCCTCGTTAGTTTTCCTGTTTATGCCAatggatactgtatgtgatgaCTAGCAGTGACCAGTTCGTTCTTCCTTTTCAGTAAT
Above is a window of Salmo salar chromosome ssa03, Ssal_v3.1, whole genome shotgun sequence DNA encoding:
- the LOC106601403 gene encoding phosphoribosyl pyrophosphate synthase-associated protein 1 isoform X1, with the protein product MNVAKSGYRVFSANSTAACTELAKKITERLGVELGKSVVYQESNRETRVDVKESVRGQTIFIIQTIPRDVNTAIMELLVMAYALKTSCAKNIIGVIPYFPYSKQCKMRKRGSIVCKLLASMLAKAGLTHIITMDLHQKEIQGFFSFPVDNLRASPFLLQYIQEEVPDYRNAIIVAKSPSAAKRAQSYAERLRLGLAVMHGEAQCSESDMADGRHSPPCVRNTSGHPGLELPSGSKQQAPFPGIELPIMMAKEKPPITVVGDVGGRIAIIVDDIIDDVEDFVAAAEILKERGAYKIYIMATHGLLSADAPRLIEESTIDEVVVTNTVPHEVQKLQCPKIKTVDVSMILAEAIRRIHNGESMAYLFRNITVDD
- the LOC106601403 gene encoding phosphoribosyl pyrophosphate synthase-associated protein 1 isoform X2; the protein is MNVAKSGYRVFSANSTAACTELAKKITERLGVELGKSVVYQESNRETRVDVKESVRGQTIFIIQTIPRDVNTAIMELLVMAYALKTSCAKNIIGVIPYFPYSKQCKMRKRGSIVCKLLASMLAKAGLTHIITMDLHQKEIQGFFSFPVDNLRASPFLLQYIQEEVPDYRNAIIVAKSPSAAKRAQSYAERLRLGLAVMHGEAQCSESDMADGRHSPPCVRNTSGHPGLELPLMMAKEKPPITVVGDVGGRIAIIVDDIIDDVEDFVAAAEILKERGAYKIYIMATHGLLSADAPRLIEESTIDEVVVTNTVPHEVQKLQCPKIKTVDVSMILAEAIRRIHNGESMAYLFRNITVDD